From a region of the Corvus cornix cornix isolate S_Up_H32 chromosome 2, ASM73873v5, whole genome shotgun sequence genome:
- the TMEM42 gene encoding transmembrane protein 42, translating into MWTVFTKALRLSSSSAAASVTTTASNFISSAILGKLLFGETWTPLWWVGLAVTVCGLTLLHTAAPQLVQVPAEKKE; encoded by the exons ATGTGGACAGTCTTCACAAAAGCCTTACgactctcctcctcctcagctgctgcctctgtgacAACAACAGCCTCCAACTTCATCTCTTCG gCTATCCTAGGAAAACTGCTCTTTGGGGAGACGTGGACGCCTCTGTGGTGGGTCGGCCTCGCCGTGACGGTCTGCGGGCTCACgctgctgcacacagctgcACCCCAGCTGGTGCAGGTCCCAGCGGAGAAGAAGGAATGA